In Pectobacterium actinidiae, the DNA window TCTATGACATCTCATCAGTTATTACGCCTGAAACAAGTGGAAGTAAAAACCGGTCTGAAACGCTCGCAAATCTACCTGTACATGAAAGAAGGCACCTTTCCCTCTTCAATAAAGATTGGGCCAGCCAGCGTCGCCTGGCTCGAATCTGAAATTGATGAATGGATTAACTTCAAATTAGCTAACCGCTTAACGCGCTGAAGGGAGATAGAAAATAATGTTTCCCTCACTGAATTATGCGGTATTAACAAACGCTCTTGCCGGCTCAAGGAAGGTAATTTTCGCTATTGTGAAACGTTAGGATTCACATTTGACGAATTAAATACCCTCAATCAGCTATCACTCGACGAACTGTTTATCGTCAGCCGGGCATCGGCGCAGTTTATGTCGATTACTGTTCGTCACGACGCTCTAAATCAGATTCTGGCATTGTCTCGCCAAGAGGCTCAACGCCAACAACAGATTAATCGGGCCATCAGATTGGGAGGGTCTATTGCACTCCTTAATCATTTTTTTGGCCTCACCTCGAATGAAGTCTGCGCTCGTCGCCGGTTGCTGGGTGTCACTATCCCTTATGGCCGAACACCTATCCCAGATGAAGTCATTGATGCAGAAATTTGGCTGTCATGGAAAAAGAACCGCTCTGAAAACCTTGATACACCTGATGCACTAGAAGCCATGATGCAGGTCACTGAATCGAATCGTTGTCCTCTTGGGAAAAAGGGCCTTCCCTGACCGCCGTCTGGAACCGTATCACTCTTTGTGAGAAAGAAGCACTGAACAGGAGGACATCGCATGCCAGATGAGATCGATCGCGATCAAGAATTTAATGAGCAACGTCTGGAAGAGATGATTGAACAGAACCGTTTCAAGCCAGCAACTACACCCTCATTACATTACTGTCGATTGTGCGGAGAACCCATTCCTGAGATGCGAAGGGAAACCCTTCCGGGAGTGACAACCTGCACAGAATGCCAGACTATTCTTGAGCACCGTCAGCGCTGATAACAAAATGACATTCGCGCAGAGAAGTTATCTTCTCTGCACGTTTTTTATTATCTGAATAAATCACTATGCGATTTTTACCCATGCGATGTATGGATTAAAAAATATAACTAATTTAATTAAACCCAATCACTGGGAATAACTGAAGTGTATTTATCTCTCATTCCCTTTTTGATTTTCTCATTCTCATCCTGACGCCAATATCGCACGCTAATCGCGCCACCTTCCACTGGCGAGATTTATGGACGTTTATTCGTCCGAGGCGAGTATTGCTCTTTAAAAATATGAACCGGGCTGTCACACAACCACAATTCAGGGTGCCGCTGAATGTTCTCGCTGACCCGTTGAAACCGGAATGCAGAATCGGGATGTGATCGATTGAGTTACTCACCATGACTTTATATTGAAGGAAATAGCATGAGAAAACCTACCTATCACGTATTTGTCACGCAGGAAAACCAGCCCAATTCTAACGGAGAGAAAAACACCTACTGGACAAAGGTCGGCGTGGCGTTCGCCCATAACGGCAAACCTGGATTGAACATCGTACTGACACCTGGTATTGCTGTCTCCGGTAAGCTGGTGCTCCTTGAGCCGAGAGACGATAACAATACGCCGCAGGCACCCCAGCACGATTAACGCTCAATGCCCCCTCCTTTTCTTGCCATCGACTATCTGATGGCGACGTGTAGCTCGACTTTTTATCGAGGCAACCATGCTTTCACCCACTGCTTTTCTGGCGGCGGTCATGCAGTGTGCCGCCACAATTCCCCCCTCCACCGCGTCTGATGTGGCAAAAGTGGAGTCCAGCTTTAATCCGTATGCCGTCGCGGAAATTGTGCCAAAGAAAGAGAGAAAACCCGGCAGCGTAGGTGTCATTTCTCATCAGCCCACCAGCAAACAAACTGCCATCAACATCATCAAGAAGGTGGCAGCAAAAGGTCGCCGTTATTCGGTCGGTCTGATGCAAATCACCAGTACCAACTTCCGGCATTACGGCGTGACAGCTCATGACTTGTTAGACCCCTGCACCAATCTGTCCGTTTTTGAGCGTATCCTCACCGATTGCTACCAGCGAGGCGGCACGCTGAAAAAAGCACTCAGTTGCTACTATTCCGGCAATTTCAATACAGGTCAGCAGCCAGAACCCGCCTTAAATCAAACCAGTTATATCCAGCGTATTGGCTATGCGGTCCCGTCTACGCGGGAAGACCTAAAGCGCAGTACCACCAGCCAATCCACTCCAGATATCCATTATCCAGCCACCATCCTGCGCGGTGACCTTACCGATAAAACCACACCTGTTGTGACCTCCTTGCGCTATCCCGACGCCATTCTTCGCGGCGATGTATCCCTACCTGTAATTAATGAGGAGCAATGAAGATGCAAAAACGTAAACACTGGCCTGCGTTTTCTTCCCTGTTGATATCAACCCAAACGCTGGCAGCCGGGAGTGGGTTTAACAAAGCCAACGATACGCTGAGTAATACCGCCACCGGCTTGCTCGGGCTGGCCGCCGTTACGATCACACTGGCAACCATGTGGGTGGGTTACAAGGTGCTGTTTGACGGTAAAAGTCTGCATGACATGCGCAACGTCATTATCGGAGCCATCCTGATCGTCGGCGCATCGGGCTTTGGTGCCTATTGGGCATCCTAGGGGGAACCGATGACTACCCTGAACAAAGCGCTGACCCGCCCTGCTGCCATTATGGGCATCCCTCTCGTCCCGTTCGTGATCGTCAGCGGGGCTATCGTCCTGCTGTCGGTCTACACCAGCTATTACCTTGCGTTGTTGTTGATCCCAGCCTGGCTGGAAATGAAAGCAAAGGCCCGAACGGATATTCATTATTTCGGACTGCTGTGGCTGGCCTTTAAAACCCGTGGGCGATTTGCCACGGATCGCCATTTCGGTGCCCGTGCCATGCTGGCAAGCCACTATGACGCCGTCGATGTTTCGGAGTTTACCGATAAGATGAAATTAAACGAGCGCATCACGCTGGATAAATACATTCCCTACTCCTCCCATATTCATCCTCACATCATAAGAAATCGCTCCAGTGATTTAGTCGCTACCTGGGAATTGGGCGGCACTGTGTTTGAATGTGAGGACGAACATCATCTGACATTGCTGGCAAGCCACCTCAACAACCTGATCCGCTCGTATGAAGGGCTACCAATCACCTTCTATATCCACCGCATACGAGAGCAATATCAGGATGGTTTTGATGCCAGTTCGGGTATCCCTTTTTCGGATGACGTCACGGAACGCTATTACCAGCCACTAAAAGAGAAGCCGCTCTGGCGGCATCGGCTGTTTTTCACCGTCTGTTATGCCCCTTTCTCCACGCTGGAGAAAAAAGTCATGAAGACCCAGACCGCCGGAAAAAGGAAAGCTGCGCTGGATGATGCCCTGAAAGGGATGATGGAACACCATGAATCTATCAACACCGCCCTGTCACGCTATGTGGCAACACCATTAGGTACTTATGAGGAAAAAGGTCGGGTTTACTCTTCGCAACTGGCTTTCTACCATCGCCTGATGACGGGAAAATGGCAGAACGTAGCGGTGACACGCACACCGTTTTATCACACTCTCAGCACGCCGGATGTGTTCTTTACCACAGATACCGCCGAATGTCAGACGGTCGGCGGTTCCCGCTTCTTCCGCAGTCTGGAAATTAAAGACTATTCACCGGAGACCTACACTGGCCTGCTCGATGCGCTGCTGTATGCCGAAAGCGAGTATGTGCTGACGCAATCTTTCACCTGTATGGCACGAGATGAAGCGCAAAATCATATCCGACTGGCAGAAAAACGGCTGAACTCAACCGATGATGACGCCATTTCGCAGCGAGAGGAATTGATCATCTTACGCGACCTGCTCCAGTCCGGGCATGTGTCTTGCGGCAAGTATCATTTCTCGCTGCTGGTCTCGTCCGCCAGCGCCGATCAGGTAGTCAAGGAGACCAATGCGCTGGCTCAGCCTTTTAACGATCTCGGCATCATGACATCCCTGTCTACCCTGTCGTTACCTGCCGCTTATCTGGCTCAACTTCCCGGCGTGTATACGTTACGCCCCCGTCTGGTGGTGGTCAGTAGCCAGAATTACGTGGATATGGGGAGTCTGCATAACTTTCATCCCCACAAACGTCACGGCAATCCGTGGGGTGAGGCTATTGCTATCCTAAAATCCCCCGGTGGTGGCGGTTACTATCTGAATCTGCATGACAGTCAGGCAGGACGGAATGACTTCAATGAGAAAACGCCGGGGAATACCGCCATCATCGGTAAAACCGGTTCAGGAAAGACCCTGCTGATGACGATGATGAAACAGTTGATGCAGAAGTACCGTAATCCGGCGACATTTTCCGCCTCTGCCACTCTCAAACGGCTGACCACCGTTTACTTTGATAAAGACAGAGCGGCGGAGATGTCTATCCGCCAGATGGGCGGTCGCTATTTCCGTATCCGGACCGGTATCCCTACCGGATTCAACCCGTTTTCACTTGCGCCAACTCGACGAAATATAAGCTTTATCAAGCGACTGATTCGGATGCTATGTCGTCGTGACGGTAAGCCACTCGATCCCCGCGATGAAGAGCGCATCAGCACCGCTGTGGATACCATTATGCTGGACTACCCGCCGGAATACCGCCGTTATGGTATTACCCGGCTATTAGAAGTCTTGCCAGAGCCACCTACCAAAGAGGCCCGAACTAACGGCTTGCGAATTCGACTGAAACAGTGGGCGCAGGGCGGTGAATTCGGCTGGGTGTTCGATAACGAGGAGGACACATTCAATATCAGTAATATTAATAACTTTGGTATCGATGGTACGGAATTCCTGGATGACGACGACATACGCGGGCCGATCACTTTTTACCTGCTATACCGCGTCACCAGCCTGCTGGATGGTCGCCGACTGGTGATGTTTATGGATGAGTTCTGGAAATGGCTGGCTGATGTCGAGTTTTCTAAATTCTCCCTTAATATGCTCAAGGTGATCCGCAAGCTGAACGGCATTTTTATCCCCGCTACCCAATCGCCCGATGAAATCGTCAGGCATCCCATCGCTCCGGCGATTATTGAGCAGTGCAGTACCCAAATTTTTCTCGCCAATCCCAAGGCCAGCCATACGGATTACGTGGAGAAAATGAAAGTCCCGGAAAGCGTTTACGACATGGTTCGTAACCTTGATCCGAGCGAGCACTATATGGTCGTCCTGAAAACACCACTGCGTGCTGGTGAAACTCGCCCGTTTGTCGCCATGGCAAGAATGGATTTATCGGGTCTCGGAAACATCACAAAAATCCTGAGCGGCAGTGAAGACAACCTGAAAATATTTGATGCCATTTATCAGGAAGGTATGTCACCCACCGACTGGAAAGAAACATTCCTTAACAAAGCCATCTGATATTCACCTCGGAGGTTATCACCATGCAAACCAGAAAGATGTGTCTGGCGTTATCGCTATTGATGTCTACACCAGCGATAAGCGCCGGTATCCCGGTATTTGATGCCGCCAGTAATACCGAGTCGATTAACCAATGGATACAGAAACTCCAGCAATGGCAAGAAACGGTCACCCATTATAAAAGCGAGCTTGACGCCTATAAGCAGCAATTAGCGACCGCAACAGGCATACGGGATATTCAGGGATTTCTCCGTGAGGCGAAAAGCCTGAAAAACGATATCGAAAATCTGCGTAAAAATGGTATTTCACTGGATGATCTGCTGACCAACCCAAGCGGTTATTACTCTTCTGACCTTCAACGCTTGTATAGCAAATATCAATCGTTTGATATTTGTAATCAGTCCAGTTCATCGCAACATTATCTTGAAAGTTGCAAACAGCTTGT includes these proteins:
- a CDS encoding VirB3 family type IV secretion system protein, with the protein product MTTLNKALTRPAAIMGIPLVPFVIVSGAIVLLSVYTSYYLALLLIPAWLEMKAKARTDIHYFGLLWLAFKTRGRFATDRHFGARAMLASHYDAVDVSEFTDKMKLNERITLDKYIPYSSHIHPHIIRNRSSDLVATWELGGTVFECEDEHHLTLLASHLNNLIRSYEGLPITFYIHRIREQYQDGFDASSGIPFSDDVTERYYQPLKEKPLWRHRLFFTVCYAPFSTLEKKVMKTQTAGKRKAALDDALKGMMEHHESINTALSRYVATPLGTYEEKGRVYSSQLAFYHRLMTGKWQNVAVTRTPFYHTLSTPDVFFTTDTAECQTVGGSRFFRSLEIKDYSPETYTGLLDALLYAESEYVLTQSFTCMARDEAQNHIRLAEKRLNSTDDDAISQREELIILRDLLQSGHVSCGKYHFSLLVSSASADQVVKETNALAQPFNDLGIMTSLSTLSLPAAYLAQLPGVYTLRPRLVVVSSQNYVDMGSLHNFHPHKRHGNPWGEAIAILKSPGGGGYYLNLHDSQAGRNDFNEKTPGNTAIIGKTGSGKTLLMTMMKQLMQKYRNPATFSASATLKRLTTVYFDKDRAAEMSIRQMGGRYFRIRTGIPTGFNPFSLAPTRRNISFIKRLIRMLCRRDGKPLDPRDEERISTAVDTIMLDYPPEYRRYGITRLLEVLPEPPTKEARTNGLRIRLKQWAQGGEFGWVFDNEEDTFNISNINNFGIDGTEFLDDDDIRGPITFYLLYRVTSLLDGRRLVMFMDEFWKWLADVEFSKFSLNMLKVIRKLNGIFIPATQSPDEIVRHPIAPAIIEQCSTQIFLANPKASHTDYVEKMKVPESVYDMVRNLDPSEHYMVVLKTPLRAGETRPFVAMARMDLSGLGNITKILSGSEDNLKIFDAIYQEGMSPTDWKETFLNKAI
- a CDS encoding lytic transglycosylase domain-containing protein; translated protein: MLSPTAFLAAVMQCAATIPPSTASDVAKVESSFNPYAVAEIVPKKERKPGSVGVISHQPTSKQTAINIIKKVAAKGRRYSVGLMQITSTNFRHYGVTAHDLLDPCTNLSVFERILTDCYQRGGTLKKALSCYYSGNFNTGQQPEPALNQTSYIQRIGYAVPSTREDLKRSTTSQSTPDIHYPATILRGDLTDKTTPVVTSLRYPDAILRGDVSLPVINEEQ
- a CDS encoding TrbC/VirB2 family protein; this translates as MKMQKRKHWPAFSSLLISTQTLAAGSGFNKANDTLSNTATGLLGLAAVTITLATMWVGYKVLFDGKSLHDMRNVIIGAILIVGASGFGAYWAS
- a CDS encoding TraR/DksA family transcriptional regulator, whose amino-acid sequence is MPDEIDRDQEFNEQRLEEMIEQNRFKPATTPSLHYCRLCGEPIPEMRRETLPGVTTCTECQTILEHRQR
- a CDS encoding AlpA family transcriptional regulator, with protein sequence MTSHQLLRLKQVEVKTGLKRSQIYLYMKEGTFPSSIKIGPASVAWLESEIDEWINFKLANRLTR
- a CDS encoding type IV secretion system protein, with amino-acid sequence MQTRKMCLALSLLMSTPAISAGIPVFDAASNTESINQWIQKLQQWQETVTHYKSELDAYKQQLATATGIRDIQGFLREAKSLKNDIENLRKNGISLDDLLTNPSGYYSSDLQRLYSKYQSFDICNQSSSSQHYLESCKQLVLNQAVSIENTSDVQNKINSTLNDISDLSDRIANAKDSKESQDLANAVAAKSVQLNALTSQWEMSVKQAEQRSVMLTQQRQKAFNEQQLVSPIPDFNH